The Bdellovibrio sp. NC01 genome includes the window ATCAACGAAAGAACACTTTCCGCCTGAACTAAATCCAATTTTCCATTCATGAATGCACGATAAGTAAATTCACCGCGGTCGGCCGCGCGCGCACCCAGTTGGATCAGTTGATTTAAAATAGATTGGCAGATTAAGGGGCTTCCGTGACAAGAAATCTCGATGACTTCTTCACCGGTAAAAGATTTTCCGTGTTGGAAATAAGTTACCAGAACTTCGTCAATCTCACTGCCATTTTGATTTTTCAAATTACCAAAATAAACTCTGTGAGATTCAGGATGTGCGGGTAAGAATGTGCACAGCTTAGAAACGATCGCGAAAGTTTGGGGCCCACTGACTCTGATAACAGAGATGCCACCCACTCCATGAGGAGTGGAGACCGCACAGATAGTATCTTTGTCACGATCTCCTCTGAATGACATTTAGTGGCCCCTTAAACTTTATTCGTGGTGAGCGTCTTCAGCGCCATTAGCTGCTGAATTGCCACCCTTAGCTGGATAGATTTTGATTTTTTTGTACAAGCCATCACCCAATGAACGGCTTTTGATACGAGGATCTTTAGCCAAATATTGGTGAACAACTTTGCGATCTTTTGGTGGAAGAGCACGGTAATAAACTGATTTACCTTGTTCGATGCAGATCGTTTTCAAATTTTCTGCGCGTTCGATCAATGCATTTGCAGATTCATCACGGTAACCACCGCAATCAACAGTGATGTTTGTTTTATCTTCAGGGAAGTTGTGCTGAACAACGCGTTTCAAGAAAAGTTGGAAAGCATCAAGCATTTGACCTTTTTTATCTTTCAACATTTCTTCATCGGCACCTGAGAACTGAACTGAC containing:
- a CDS encoding R3H domain-containing nucleic acid-binding protein; translation: MGFFSKLFGGKSKGANSEVEALVQKTLEGIIEKAQFELSFEINSEKEEDGSAVLSVQFSGADEEMLKDKKGQMLDAFQLFLKRVVQHNFPEDKTNITVDCGGYRDESANALIERAENLKTICIEQGKSVYYRALPPKDRKVVHQYLAKDPRIKSRSLGDGLYKKIKIYPAKGGNSAANGAEDAHHE